The following are encoded together in the Deinococcus soli (ex Cha et al. 2016) genome:
- a CDS encoding NADH:flavin oxidoreductase/NADH oxidase, giving the protein MTEGPLLFQPLKLRDVTLPNRVVVSPMCMYSAQGGLANDFHLVHLGQYALAGTGLIIAEATAVSPEGRISPEDLGLWEDRQIIPLGRVTDFVHAQGGLIGVQLAHAGRKASTYAPWRGRGAVPPERGGWDVIGPDASAYNESFPQPHAMTTEDIAGIVGAFRQAARRAEIAGFDVVEIHAAHGYLLHQFLSPLANSRTDEYGGSFENRTRLVLEVTRAVREVWPHHKPLFVRLSATDWAPGGWDESQTVVLAGLLAREGVDVLDLSSGGLTPEQQITPAPGYQTPFAAQVKAAVPDLTVMTVGMIDTPERAEAILRNGDADLIALARPVLGDPHWVQAAARNLGAEHTLPAPYARGTRTT; this is encoded by the coding sequence ATGACTGAAGGTCCCCTGCTGTTCCAGCCGCTGAAACTCCGCGACGTGACGCTGCCCAACCGCGTGGTCGTGTCCCCCATGTGCATGTACTCCGCGCAGGGCGGACTGGCGAACGACTTCCATCTGGTGCACCTGGGACAGTACGCGCTGGCCGGGACGGGCCTGATCATCGCCGAGGCAACCGCCGTGAGTCCCGAGGGCCGCATCAGCCCCGAGGATCTGGGCCTGTGGGAGGACCGACAGATCATCCCGCTGGGTCGCGTGACGGATTTCGTGCACGCGCAGGGCGGGCTGATCGGCGTGCAGCTGGCCCACGCAGGCCGCAAGGCGAGCACCTACGCCCCGTGGCGCGGGCGCGGCGCGGTGCCACCCGAGCGGGGCGGCTGGGACGTGATCGGTCCGGACGCCAGCGCCTACAACGAGTCGTTCCCCCAACCGCACGCCATGACGACGGAAGATATCGCCGGCATCGTCGGGGCGTTCCGGCAGGCCGCCCGCCGCGCCGAGATTGCGGGGTTCGACGTGGTCGAGATCCACGCTGCGCACGGCTACCTGCTGCACCAGTTCCTCTCGCCACTGGCGAACAGCCGGACTGATGAGTATGGGGGGAGCTTTGAGAACCGCACCCGCCTCGTGCTGGAGGTCACACGCGCCGTGCGGGAGGTCTGGCCGCACCACAAGCCGCTGTTCGTGCGCCTGAGCGCCACCGACTGGGCGCCCGGCGGCTGGGACGAATCACAGACCGTCGTGCTGGCAGGCCTGCTCGCCCGCGAGGGCGTGGACGTGCTGGACCTCAGCAGCGGCGGCCTGACGCCCGAGCAGCAGATCACGCCCGCGCCCGGCTACCAGACTCCCTTCGCGGCGCAGGTCAAGGCGGCTGTGCCGGACCTGACCGTCATGACCGTCGGCATGATCGACACTCCAGAGCGTGCCGAGGCCATCTTGCGCAACGGGGACGCCGACCTGATCGCCCTGGCCCGCCCCGTACTGGGCGACCCACACTGGGTGCAGGCCGCGGCCCGCAATCTCGGTGCAGAGCACACGCTGCCCGCTCCGTACGCGCGCGGCACCCGGACCACCTGA